From the Kribbella sp. CA-293567 genome, the window GTACGGCGTACTTCGGTGCGGCCGGTGTTCGTGCCGAAGCGCTACGACGCCGAGCCGAAGACCGTGTTCGGCAAGACCGGGGACTTCGATGCCAAGGGGTTCGCCGACCTGGCGCTGGCCGAGCCGGAGTGTGCGGCGTTCGTCGTGGGGCGGCTGTGGTTCCGGCTGGTCTCGCCGGCGCCGCCCGGTGCGGCGACGCTCCGGCGACTGCTCGATGCCTACGGCAACCAGCGTGATATCGAGTCGGTGCTGAAGGCAATCATTGCCGAGCCGGCCTTCCGGGACAGCGCCTCGGCGTTGGTCAAGCAGCCGGTGGAATGGGCGGTCGGGGTGATGCGTGCCCTCGGGATCCGGCCGGGGACGCTCGACGACAAGACGAGGCTGAAAGTGCTCGCCGGGTTGCGGGGGATGGGGCAGGTGCCGCTCCGGCCGCCGAGTGTCGGAGGTTGGCCGGCGGGTGGTAGCTGGCTGACCACGTCGGCTGCGGTAGCGCGACTGCAACTCGCGCAACTGCTGGCCAGGCAAGCAGCTGAGAGCGGTCCGCGAGCCGGGCGACCGGAGCTCGGGCAGCTCGCGAAGAGCAGCGCGCGCGTCGACGGAGTACGGATGCTGCTGGGGGTGGACGCGTGGACGGACAGGACGCGGAACGCGCTGGCCGGACTGACCGATCCCGCGCAGCTGGTCGCGGTCGCGGCCTGCGCGCCCGAGTACGTCGTGAGCAGTTGAGGAGAATCATGGACAACCTGACCCGACGCCGGTTCCTGACCATGAGCGGAGTCACCGCCGCGGGTGCACTCGCGGTG encodes:
- a CDS encoding DUF1800 domain-containing protein encodes the protein MGEISEQAAVRRLQERLGFGGKAGAPAAGFDQVVARVFSAAADPGATPPPALTAPGVMQKGDKEAKKAANRLRAEQESRVSAWWLDRMVVSEKATERLAWFWHGHFATSNQKVRSAPLMLAQNQVFRARARGDFGELARAMIVDAAMIRWLDGDDNRLGSPNENLAREFLELFTLGIGHYQEVDVFEGARALTGWTVRRTSVRPVFVPKRYDAEPKTVFGKTGDFDAKGFADLALAEPECAAFVVGRLWFRLVSPAPPGAATLRRLLDAYGNQRDIESVLKAIIAEPAFRDSASALVKQPVEWAVGVMRALGIRPGTLDDKTRLKVLAGLRGMGQVPLRPPSVGGWPAGGSWLTTSAAVARLQLAQLLARQAAESGPRAGRPELGQLAKSSARVDGVRMLLGVDAWTDRTRNALAGLTDPAQLVAVAACAPEYVVSS